Proteins from one Camelina sativa cultivar DH55 chromosome 8, Cs, whole genome shotgun sequence genomic window:
- the LOC104706695 gene encoding ferric reduction oxidase 4 isoform X1, protein MGNMRSLVKMLMVVLFLGWMFIWIMISTNLFKSKWIPKLAKYLNTTYFGPQGTNLVLLTVPMMFIAVLSCVYLHTQKKPSQPQREWKVKRKMGRVMMVMKPLGIVTATELTFSLLFVALLVWALSNYLYISYHVSLHNHDNSKIWQAKFRSFGLRIGYVGHYCWAFLFFPVTRTSTILPLVGLTSESSIKYHIWLGHVSNFLFLVHTVVFLIYWAMTNQLMETFAWNPTYVSNLAGTIAMVIGIAMWVTSLPSYRRKKFELFFYTHQLYGLYIIFYVIHVGDSWFCMILPNIFLFFIDRYLRFLQSTKRTRLVSARILPSDNLELTFSKTPGLQYTPTSILFLHVPSISKLQWHPFTITSSTNLEKDTLSVVIRKQGSWTQKLYTHISSSIDSLEVSTEGPYGPNSFDVSRHDSLILVGGGSGVTPFISVIRELMSESQNQSTKLPDVLLVCAFKHYHDLALLDLIFPSDISVSDISRLNLRIEAYVTREDKKPETTDDHRLLQTKWFKPQPLDSPISPVLGPNNFLWLGVVILSSFVMFLLLIAIVTRYYVYPIDRNTGKIYNFSYRALWDMFLGCVCIFISSSIVFLWRKKQNKEGDKESKKQVQSVDFQMPTSSPGSWFHGHARELESVPYQSIVQATSVHFGSKPNLKKILFEAEGSEDVGVMVCGPRKMRHEVAKICSSGLAKNLHFEAISFNW, encoded by the exons atgggGAACATGAGAAGTCTGGTGAAGATGTTGATGGTGGttctgtttcttggatggatgTTTATTTGGATTATGATTTCAACTAATCTTTTCAAAAGCAAATGGATCCCCAAACTCGCCAAGTATCTCAATACTACTTATTTTGGTCCTCAAG GCACGAATCTAGTGCTTCTCACGGTTCCAATGATGTTCATTGCGGTTCTGAGTTGTGTTTATTTGCATACCCAGAAGAAACCAAGCCAACCTCAAAG GGAATGGAAGGTAAAAAGGAAAATGGGGagggtgatgatggtgatgaagcCATTGGGGATAGTGACAGCAACGGAGTTGACTTTTTCTCTATTGTTTGTGGCTCTTCTGGTTTGGGCTCTCTCCAATTATCTATACATTAGCTATCACGTCAGCCTTCATAACCACGACAACTCCAAAAT ATGGCAGGCAAAGTTTAGGTCTTTTGGACTGAGAATCGGATATGTTGGCCATTACTGTTGGGCCTTTCTGTTCTTCCCGGTGACAAGAACCTCTACGATACTACCACTTGTCGGGTTGACTTCAGAGTCAAGCATCAAATATCACATTTGGCTCGGGCATGTCTCAAACTTTCTCTTCCTAGTCCACACGGTCGTTTTCCTTATATACTGGGCCATGACCAATCAGTTGATGGAG acGTTTGCATGGAATCCGACATATGTGTCTAATCTAGCCGGAACAATAGCGATGGTGATTGGAATAGCGATGTGGGTGACAAGTTTACCATCCTATAGACGAAAGAAGTTCGAGCTTTTCTTCTACACTCACCAACTCTACGGTCTCTACATAATCTTCTACGTAATCCATGTGGGAGACTCGTGGTTCTGCATGATCCTGCCCAACATCTTCCTGTTTTTCATCGACCGTTACTTAAGATTCTTACAGTCCACCAAGAGAACCAGACTTGTTTCCGCTAGGATCTTACCTTCAGACAACCTCGAACTCACTTTCTCCAAAACCCCAG GGCTACAATATACACCAACAAGTATATTGTTTCTACATGTGCCGAGCATATCCAAGCTTCAATGGCATCCATTCACAATAACTTCGAGCACCAACTTGGAGAAAGATACGCTAAGTGTTGTAATCAGAAAACAGGGAAGTTGGACTCAAAAGCTTTACACCCAtatctcttcttccattgaTTCTCTCGAAGTTTCTACTGAAGGTCCTTATGGCCCTAACTCTTTTGATGTCTCGAG GCATGACTCTCTAATACTAGTGGGCGGTGGCAGTGGAGTTACACCCTTCATTTCGGTTATCAGAGAACTCATGTCTGAGAGCCAAAACCAAAGCACAAAGCTACCAGATGTTCTTCTTGTTTGTGCCTTCAAACATTATCATGATCTTGCGCTTTTAGACCTAATCTTCCCATCGGATATATCAGTCTCAGACATTTCCAGGCTGAACCTCCGAATTGAGGCCTATGTTACAAGAGAAGACAAGAAGCCCGAGACAACTGATGATCACAGACTTCTACAGACAAAATGGTTCAAACCGCAGCCTCTAGACTCTCCTATCTCACCTGTTCTTGGACCCAACAACTTCCTCTGGCTCGGAGTGGTGATCTTATCATCATTCGTCATGTTTCTCTTGCTCATAGCGATTGTAACACGTTATTATGTATACCCTATTGATCGTAACACAGGAAAGATATATAATTTCTCGTACAGAGCGCTTTGGGACATGTTCCTAGGATGTGTGTGCATTTTCATCTCTTCAAGCATAGTTTTCTTATGGcgcaagaaacagaacaaagaaggAGATAAGGAGTCTAAGAAGCAGGTACAGAGTGTAGATTTTCAGATGCCCACGTCTTCTCCAGGTTCATGGTTCCACGGCCACGCGAGAGAGCTGGAGAGCGTTCCCTATCAATCTATAGTACAAGCCACTTCAGTCCACTTCGGCTCCAAACCTAATCTGAAAA AGATTCTGTTCGAGGCTGAAGGTTCGGAAGACGTTGGGGTGATGGTTTGTGGACCAAGAAAGATGAGGCATGAAGTTGCAAAGATATGTTCATCTGGTTTGGCTAAGAACCTTCACTTTGAGGCAATTAGTTTCAACTGGTGA
- the LOC104706695 gene encoding ferric reduction oxidase 4 isoform X2: MGNMRSLVKMLMVVLFLGWMFIWIMISTNLFKSKWIPKLAKHESSASHGSNDVHCGSELCLFAYPEETKPTSKGMEGKKENGEGDDGDEAIGDSDSNGVDFFSIAKFRSFGLRIGYVGHYCWAFLFFPVTRTSTILPLVGLTSESSIKYHIWLGHVSNFLFLVHTVVFLIYWAMTNQLMETFAWNPTYVSNLAGTIAMVIGIAMWVTSLPSYRRKKFELFFYTHQLYGLYIIFYVIHVGDSWFCMILPNIFLFFIDRYLRFLQSTKRTRLVSARILPSDNLELTFSKTPGLQYTPTSILFLHVPSISKLQWHPFTITSSTNLEKDTLSVVIRKQGSWTQKLYTHISSSIDSLEVSTEGPYGPNSFDVSRHDSLILVGGGSGVTPFISVIRELMSESQNQSTKLPDVLLVCAFKHYHDLALLDLIFPSDISVSDISRLNLRIEAYVTREDKKPETTDDHRLLQTKWFKPQPLDSPISPVLGPNNFLWLGVVILSSFVMFLLLIAIVTRYYVYPIDRNTGKIYNFSYRALWDMFLGCVCIFISSSIVFLWRKKQNKEGDKESKKQVQSVDFQMPTSSPGSWFHGHARELESVPYQSIVQATSVHFGSKPNLKKILFEAEGSEDVGVMVCGPRKMRHEVAKICSSGLAKNLHFEAISFNW, translated from the exons atgggGAACATGAGAAGTCTGGTGAAGATGTTGATGGTGGttctgtttcttggatggatgTTTATTTGGATTATGATTTCAACTAATCTTTTCAAAAGCAAATGGATCCCCAAACTCGCCAA GCACGAATCTAGTGCTTCTCACGGTTCCAATGATGTTCATTGCGGTTCTGAGTTGTGTTTATTTGCATACCCAGAAGAAACCAAGCCAACCTCAAAG GGAATGGAAGGTAAAAAGGAAAATGGGGagggtgatgatggtgatgaagcCATTGGGGATAGTGACAGCAACGGAGTTGACTTTTTCTCTATT GCAAAGTTTAGGTCTTTTGGACTGAGAATCGGATATGTTGGCCATTACTGTTGGGCCTTTCTGTTCTTCCCGGTGACAAGAACCTCTACGATACTACCACTTGTCGGGTTGACTTCAGAGTCAAGCATCAAATATCACATTTGGCTCGGGCATGTCTCAAACTTTCTCTTCCTAGTCCACACGGTCGTTTTCCTTATATACTGGGCCATGACCAATCAGTTGATGGAG acGTTTGCATGGAATCCGACATATGTGTCTAATCTAGCCGGAACAATAGCGATGGTGATTGGAATAGCGATGTGGGTGACAAGTTTACCATCCTATAGACGAAAGAAGTTCGAGCTTTTCTTCTACACTCACCAACTCTACGGTCTCTACATAATCTTCTACGTAATCCATGTGGGAGACTCGTGGTTCTGCATGATCCTGCCCAACATCTTCCTGTTTTTCATCGACCGTTACTTAAGATTCTTACAGTCCACCAAGAGAACCAGACTTGTTTCCGCTAGGATCTTACCTTCAGACAACCTCGAACTCACTTTCTCCAAAACCCCAG GGCTACAATATACACCAACAAGTATATTGTTTCTACATGTGCCGAGCATATCCAAGCTTCAATGGCATCCATTCACAATAACTTCGAGCACCAACTTGGAGAAAGATACGCTAAGTGTTGTAATCAGAAAACAGGGAAGTTGGACTCAAAAGCTTTACACCCAtatctcttcttccattgaTTCTCTCGAAGTTTCTACTGAAGGTCCTTATGGCCCTAACTCTTTTGATGTCTCGAG GCATGACTCTCTAATACTAGTGGGCGGTGGCAGTGGAGTTACACCCTTCATTTCGGTTATCAGAGAACTCATGTCTGAGAGCCAAAACCAAAGCACAAAGCTACCAGATGTTCTTCTTGTTTGTGCCTTCAAACATTATCATGATCTTGCGCTTTTAGACCTAATCTTCCCATCGGATATATCAGTCTCAGACATTTCCAGGCTGAACCTCCGAATTGAGGCCTATGTTACAAGAGAAGACAAGAAGCCCGAGACAACTGATGATCACAGACTTCTACAGACAAAATGGTTCAAACCGCAGCCTCTAGACTCTCCTATCTCACCTGTTCTTGGACCCAACAACTTCCTCTGGCTCGGAGTGGTGATCTTATCATCATTCGTCATGTTTCTCTTGCTCATAGCGATTGTAACACGTTATTATGTATACCCTATTGATCGTAACACAGGAAAGATATATAATTTCTCGTACAGAGCGCTTTGGGACATGTTCCTAGGATGTGTGTGCATTTTCATCTCTTCAAGCATAGTTTTCTTATGGcgcaagaaacagaacaaagaaggAGATAAGGAGTCTAAGAAGCAGGTACAGAGTGTAGATTTTCAGATGCCCACGTCTTCTCCAGGTTCATGGTTCCACGGCCACGCGAGAGAGCTGGAGAGCGTTCCCTATCAATCTATAGTACAAGCCACTTCAGTCCACTTCGGCTCCAAACCTAATCTGAAAA AGATTCTGTTCGAGGCTGAAGGTTCGGAAGACGTTGGGGTGATGGTTTGTGGACCAAGAAAGATGAGGCATGAAGTTGCAAAGATATGTTCATCTGGTTTGGCTAAGAACCTTCACTTTGAGGCAATTAGTTTCAACTGGTGA
- the LOC104706696 gene encoding uncharacterized protein LOC104706696 has product MALVLTVVSPNPLSPSLSSHHVSPSRHGFRHGLSSSLTIRRNKSPVRLPLLTPPRHVSSRRVKAFSQLQFPLISPDDHWSQWATLFAAGAFGVWSEKTRLGSMVSGALTSTLIGLAASNLGLIPFETPSYDFFMEFLLPHTIPLLLFRADLRRIIRSTGSLLIAFLIGSVATVVGTVVAFILVPMRSLGPDNWKIAAALMGSYIGGSLNFVAISEALQITPSVIAAGVAVDNVICALHFMVLFALASKIPPETSSTSPPDADMAKDDKLEDKNRVVSTSIALTISFLICKAAISMTTLFNIQGGKLPAVTAITIFLATSFPDFFDSLAPSAEIISLILMQVFFTILGATGSVWNVINTAPSIFLFAVIQVMVHLAVTLVVGKVLCIDMKLLLLASNANIGGPTTVCAMATAKGWTSLVVPGILSGVFGVSIATFLGIGFGVLVLKRL; this is encoded by the exons ATGGCTCTTGTACTCACAGTGGTGTCACCAAATCCACTATCACCCTCACTATCATCGCACCACGTGTCCCCTTCCCGCCATGGCTTTCGTCACGGCTTATCATCATCACTAACCATCCGCCGGAACAAATCACCGGTAAGGCTCCCTTTACTAACACCACCGCGTCATGTTTCATCTCGGCGCGTGAAAGCCTTCTCACAACTCCAATTCCCTCTAATCTCCCCAGACGATCACTGGTCCCAATGGGCCACTCTCTTCGCCGCCGGAGCTTTCGGGGTCTG GTCGGAGAAGACGAGACTTGGAAGTATGGTGAGTGGTGCGTTGACCAGCACGTTGATTGGTCTCGCCGCGAGCAATTTAGGGCTGATTCCGTTCGAAACGCCGTCGTATGATTTCTTCATGGAGTTCCTCTTGCCGCATACGATTCCGTTGCTGTTGTTTAGAGCTGATCTCCGTCGTATTATCCGATCTACTGGGTCGTTGCTCATTGCATTCTTAATTGGATCTG TTGCTACGGTTGTTGGGACTGTGGTGGCTTTTATATTGGTGCCGATGAGATCGCTTGGTCCGGATAACTGGAAAATTGCAGCTGCTCTCATGGGGAGTTACATTGGTGGAT CACTTAATTTTGTTGCGATATCGGAGGCTCTACAGATTACACCATCTGTTATAGCAGCAGGTGTGGCTGTGGATAATGTCATATGCGCTCTCCACTTCATGGTTTTGTTTGCGTTGGCCTCAAAGATTCCCCCTGAGACTTCCTCAACATCTCCCCCTG ATGCCGACATGGCTAAGGATGACAAGCTTGAGGACAAGAACAGAGTGGTTTCAACTTCAATTGCACTAACAATTTCCTTCCTGATATGCAAAGCTGCAATTTCCATGACAACGCTATTTAACATCCAAGGAGGCAAGCTTCCTGCAGTAACAGCGATCACTATTTTCTTGGCAACTTCCTTCCCTGACTTCTTTGATTCTCTCGCACCTTCTGCTGAAATCATCTCTCTTATTCTCATGCAG GTATTTTTCACAATTCTAGGAGCTACAGGGAGTGTATGGAATGTAATCAACACTGCCCCAAGTATCTTTCTGTTTGCTGTTATTCAAGTAATGGTTCATCTTGCAGTGACTTTGGTTGTGGGAAAGGTATTATGTATAGACATGAAGCTACTCCTTCTTGCATCAAACGCTAACATTGGGGGTCCAACCACTGTTTGTGCCATGGCAACCGCAAAAGGATGGACTTCTCTTGTCGTTCCCGGAATTCTATCCGGCGTTTTCGGGGTCTCCATTGCAACTTTTCTCGGCATTGGATTTGGAGTTTTGGTCCTCAAACGATTATAG
- the LOC104706697 gene encoding probable receptor-like protein kinase At5g24010 translates to MNTEKRQQTRTLFSPLTSIIKTKNLLKPLPKSFTLMAFPINLIQTLLFFFFFFFFSHLHLCLASSFTPTDNYLLNSGANTSTSFFSIRSFLSDSFNPGSSFLSTDRSVSVSDPNPSPDSPVLYHTARVFPTGGGSYKFKVTSKGTHFIRLHFAPFKASSFDLRSAKFRVLFNGFSVMNSFGASSVVVKEFVLKIDDPVLEVSFIPSKASGFGFVNAVEVFSAPTDFIIDHGTKLVIPNSAQIFSNLSSQVLETVHRINVGGSKLTPFNDTLWRTWVVDDDYVLLRAAAKRAWTTHSPNYQKGGATREIAPDNVYMTAQEMNRDNQELQARFNISWGFPVDSKQVLHLVRLHFCDVVSTSLNQLYFNVFINDHLAYKDVDLSTLNFHVLASPLYIDFVAESDRSGMLRISVGPSDLSNPSRVNALLNGVEIMRIVSPVTVSVKEGSGKRSVVWIVVGLVLGGFVFLSLLFLCVLCMCRRKNTKTRNSESTGWTPLRRFRGSSNSRTTERTISSSGYQTLRISFAELQSGTNNFDKSLVIGVGGFGMVFKGSLKDNTKVAVKRGSPGSRQGLPEFLSEITILSKIRHRHLVSLVGYCEEQSEMILVYEYMDKGPLKSHLYGSTNPPLSWKQRLEVCIGAARGLHYLHTGSSQGIIHRDIKSTNILLDNNYVAKVADFGLSRSGPCIDETHVSTGVKGSFGYLDPEYFRRQQLTDKSDVYSFGVVLFEVLCARPAVDPLLVREQVNLAEWAIEWQKKGMLDQIVDPNIADQIKPCSLKKFAETAEKCCADYGVDRPTIGDVLWNLEHVLQLQESGPLDKPEEVNGDDTGSGTARRGPYSGSNTERDSADDGTSGIISSSQVFSQLMTNAGR, encoded by the coding sequence atgaatacaGAGAAGCGACAGCAAACACGcactctcttctctcctttaacatcaatcatcaaaacaaaaaaccttctcaaaccTCTCCCCAAAAGCTTCACTCTAATGGCGTTTCCAATAAATCTAATCCAaacccttctcttcttcttcttcttcttcttcttctctcatcttcaTCTCTGTCTCGCTTCTTCATTCACTCCAACTGATAACTACCTTCTTAACTCTGGAGCTAATACGAGCACATCTTTCTTCTCAATCCGTTCTTTTCTCAGCGACTCCTTCAACCCCGGCTCGAGTTTCCTCTCAACCGATCGATCCGTTTCGGTTTCTGACCCGAACCCATCTCCGGATTCACCCGTTTTATACCACACGGCTCGTGTTTTCCCCACCGGAGGAGGGTCATACAAATTCAAAGTCACCAGCAAAGGCACTCACTTTATCCGTCTCCATTTCGCGCCTTTTAAAGCTTCGAGCTTTGACCTAAGGTCTGCGAAATTTCGAGTTTTGTTTAATGGGTTCTCCGTGATGAACAGTTTCGGTGCTAGCTCCGTCGTCGTTAAAGAATTCGTACTCAAAATCGATGATCCTGTTTTAGAGGTTTCGTTTATCCCTTCTAAAGCTTCTGGATTTGGGTTTGTTAATGCGGTTGAAGTGTTTTCAGCACCTACTGATTTTATAATTGATCATGGAACTAAGCTTGTTATCCCTAACTCTGCTCAAATCTTCAGTAACTTGTCATCTCAAGTTCTTGAGACTGTTCATAGAATCAACGTTGGTGGTTCGAAATTGACTCCGTTTAATGATACATTGTGGAGGACTTGGGTTGTTGATGACGATTATGTTCTGTTGAGAGCTGCTGCGAAACGTGCTTGGACTACTCATTCTCCTAATTATCAAAAAGGTGGTGCCACGAGAGAGATTGCTCCTGATAATGTTTACATGACTGCTCAGGAGATGAACCGAGATAATCAGGAGTTGCAGGCAAGGTTTAACATTAGTTGGGGGTTCCCTGTTGATTCAAAACAGGTTCTACATTTGGTTCGTTTGCATTTCTGTGATGTCGTGAGTACTTCGCTTAACCAGCTTTATTTCAATGTCTTTATCAATGATCATCTTGCGTATAAAGATGTTGATCTCTCCACGCTTAACTTCCATGTGCTTGCTTCTCCGTTGTACATTGATTTTGTTGCTGAGTCTGATCGTTCTGGAATGTTGAGGATTAGTGTTGGACCGTCTGATCTTAGTAATCCGTCGAGAGTTAATGCTTTATTGAATGGAGTTGAGATCATGAGGATTGTGAGTCCTGTGACTGTGAGTGTTAAAGAGGGGTCTGGAAAGAGAAGTGTTGTTTGGATCGTGGTTGGCTTGGTTTTGGGAGGATTTGTGTTCTTGTCTCTACTCTTCTTGTGTGTTTTGTGCATGTGCAGGCGCAAGAACACCAAGACGAGGAATTCAGAGAGCACTGGATGGACACCGTTGAGGAGGTTTAGAGGCAGTTCTAACAGTAGAACAACTGAGAGAACTATTAGTTCTAGTGGCTATCAAACTCTGAGAATCTCTTTCGCGGAGTTACAATCCGGAACCAATAACTTTGACAAAAGTTTAGTAATCGGAGTTGGCGGATTTGGGATGGTCTTTAAAGGCTCTCTTAAAGACAACACCAAAGTAGCTGTGAAGAGAGGCTCCCCTGGTTCAAGACAGGGCTTACCAGAGTTTCTCTCTGAGATAACCATTCTCTCTAAGATCCGTCATCGCCATCTGGTTTCGCTTGTTGGATACTGCGAAGAACAGTCTGAGATGATTCTGGTTTACGAGTACATGGATAAAGGACCGCTCAAAAGTCACTTATACGGATCCACCAACCCGCCTTTGTCTTGGAAACAACGTCTTGAGGTCTGCATTGGTGCAGCCAGAGGTCTTCATTACCTTCACACCGGTTCTTCGCAAGGAATCATCCACCGGGATATAAAATCCACCAATATCTTACTAGATAACAACTATGTAGCCAAAGTTGCAGACTTTGGACTCTCAAGATCAGGTCCTTGTATTGATGAAACACATGTGAGCACTGGCGTTAAAGGAAGCTTCGGGTATCTTGATCCTGAATACTTCAGAAGACAACAGCTCACGGATAAATCCGATGTTTATTCATTTGGTGTTGTTCTATTCGAAGTTCTTTGCGCTAGACCAGCTGTTGATCCGTTGCTTGTCAGGGAGCAAGTGAATTTAGCAGAATGGGCAATAGAGTGGCAAAAGAAAGGAATGCTCGATCAAATCGTTGATCCGAATATCGCTGATCAGATCAAACCGTGCTCATTAAAGAAGTTCGCTGAAACTGCAGAGAAATGCTGTGCGGATTATGGCGTGGATAGACCGACGATAGGTGATGTTTTGTGGAATTTGGAACATGTGCTTCAGCTTCAAGAATCCGGACCATTAGACAAGCCTGAAGAAGTTAATGGAGACGATACCGGTTCAGGAACGGCTCGACGAGGTCCTTATAGTGGCTCAAACACAGAGAGGGACAGTGCAGATGATGGAACTTCAGGCATAATCAGTAGCAGCCAAGTGTTCTCTCAGCTAATGACCAACGCTGGCAGATAA
- the LOC104706699 gene encoding putative septum site-determining protein minD homolog, chloroplastic: MASLRLFSTNHQSLLLPSSLSHNPLTSSSPRFVKNPSRRSPIRSVLQFNRKPELAGETPRIVVITSGKGGVGKTTTTANVGLSLARYGFSVVAIDADLGLRNLDLLLGLENRVNYTCVEVINGDCRLDQALVRDKRWSNFELLCISKPRSKLPMGFGGKALEWLVDALKTRPEGSPDFIIIDCPAGIDAGFITAITPANEAILVTTPDITALRDADRVTGLLECDGIRDIKMIVNRVRTDMIKGEDMMSVLDVQEMLGLSLLGAIPEDSEVIRSTNRGFPLVLNKPPTLAGLAFEQAAWRLVEQDSMKAVMVEEEPKKRGFFSFFGG; this comes from the coding sequence ATGGCGTCTCTGAGATTGTTCTCCACGAATCATCAATCTCTTCTGCTTCCGTCGTCGCTCTCACACAATCCTCTAACATCATCTTCACCAAGATTCGTCAAAAACCCCAGCAGACGGAGTCCAATACGATCCGTTCTTCAATTTAATCGCAAACCTGAGCTCGCCGGAGAAACGCCGCGAATCGTTGTAATCACCTCCGGAAAAGGCGGAGTTGGTAAGACGACAACCACCGCAAATGTCGGTCTCTCTCTCGCTCGTTACGGTTTCTCAGTTGTAGCCATTGACGCGGACCTTGGGCTACGTAACCTCGATCTCCTCCTAGGGTTAGAGAATCGAGTCAATTACACCTGCGTCGAGGTTATAAACGGAGATTGCCGTCTAGATCAAGCTCTGGTACGCGATAAGCGCTGGTCAAATTTCGAATTGCTTTGTATCTCGAAACCTAGATCGAAACTTCCGATGGGATTTGGTGGCAAAGCATTGGAATGGCTTGTCGATGCGTTGAAAACTAGACCGGAAGGTTCGCCTGATTTTATCATCATCGATTGCCCTGCAGGAATCGATGCCGGATTCATAACGGCCATTACTCCGGCTAATGAAGCGATTCTTGTAACAACTCCGGATATAACAGCGTTACGGGACGCAGATAGGGTTACGGGTTTACTCGAATGCGATGGAATACGAGATATAAAGATGATAGTGAACAGAGTGAGGACTGATATGATCAAAGGAGAGGATATGATGTCAGTGTTAGATGTGCAGGAGATGTTAGGGTTGTCGTTGCTAGGTGCGATTCCTGAAGATTCTGAGGTTATCCGAAGCACGAACCGAGGGTTTCCCCTTGTTCTGAATAAGCCACCAACGCTTGCGGGATTGGCATTTGAGCAGGCAGCTTGGAGACTCGTGGAGCAAGATAGTATGAAGGCTGTTATGGTGGAGGAAGAGCCTAAGAAACGtggattcttttctttctttggcgGCTGA
- the LOC104706700 gene encoding S-type anion channel SLAH3-like, producing MDQKTNYAIQVEEELPSLLRKATTEEMVGFDNYKDSAQPSPHIISRFHPSHNSTPTLNGQEASSTSIDSMEGHHNYNETPPWTHQRKPSISMPTSPNILMISDPTTSSSSENNTKGGSTGKSVKFLSQPITKVSSLYIETGKGDDDRRRSNDNHHHHQHQQHQSGRQHQDHIPATHKLKDNRYNSFKTWSGKLERQFTRKPASIEPETPKRNNPNINTNEAMPVDRYYDALEGPELETLRPQEEIVLPNDKKWPFLLRYPISTFGMCLGVSSQAIMWKTLATAEPTKFLHIPLWINQGLWFISVALILTIATIYLLKIILYFEAVRREYYHPIRINFFFAPFISLLFLALGVPPSIITDLPHYLWYLLMFPFICLELKIYGQWMSGGQRRLSRVANPTNHLSVVGNFVGALLGASMGLREGPIFFYAVGMAHYLVLFVTLYQRLPTNETLPKDLHPVFFLFVAAPSVASMAWAKITGSFDYGSKVCYFIAIFLYFSLAVRINFFRGIKFSLSWWAYTFPMTGAAIATIRYATIVRSTMTQIMCVVLCAIATLVVFALLVTTIIHAFVLRELFPNDLAIAISNRPRPKQNSHHRWLDQLRNVSSENIENYLKFTDSDSSHSNDLEACNVKIQESDSA from the exons atggaTCAGAAAACAAACTATGCGATTCAAGTAGAAGAAGAGCTTCCAAGTCTACTGAGAAAAGCCACAACAGAAGAAATGGTTGGCTTTGACAATTACAAAGATAGTGCTCAGCCTAGTCCTCACATAATCAGTCGCTTTCATCCTTCTCATAACTCCACGCCTACTTtg AATGGTCAAGAagcatcatcaacatcaataGACTCAATGGAAGGTCATCATAACTACAATGAGACTCCACCATGGACTCATCAAAGAAAACCATCAATCTCAATGCCAACGTCACCAAATATTCTCATGATCTCTGATCCAACGACATCTTCATCTTCCGAGAACAACACAAAAGGTGGATCCACTGGCAAATCTGTCAAGTTTCTCTCTCAGCCGATCACCAAAGTCTCATCTCTCTACATAGAAACTGGTAAGGGTGACGATGATCGTCGTCGTAGCAatgataatcatcatcatcatcaacatcaacaacatcagAGTGGTCGTCAACATCAAGATCATATTCCGGCGACGCACAAGCTTAAAGACAATAGGTACAACTCGTTCAAGACTTGGTCGGGGAAACTCGAGAGACAGTTCACAAGAAAACCAGCTTCTATTGAACCGGAGACACCAAAACGGAATAACCCGAATATAAATACCAATGAAGCCATGCCTGTGGACCGCTACTATGATGCCTTGGAAGGTCCTGAATTGGAGACTCTACGG CCACAAGAAGAGATCGTTCTACCAAATGATAAAAAGTGGCCGTTTCTTCTCCGTTACCCGATCTCAACATTTGGTATGTGCCTAGGAGTGAGCAGCCAAGCCATAATGTGGAAGACCCTAGCGACCGCAGAGCCAACCAAGTTCCTTCACATACCTCTTTGGATCAACCAGGGTCTCTGGTTCATCTCAGTCGCTTTGATCCTCACCATCGCCACCATCTACCTCCTGAAGATCATCCTTTACTTCGAAGCCGTACGCCGCGAATACTACCATCCAATCAGAATCAACTTCTTCTTTGCTCCTTTCATCTCTTTACTCTTCTTGGCCCTCGGTGTCCCACCTTCCATAATCACAGATTTGCCGCATTATCTTTGGTACCTCCTTATGTTTCCTTTCATCTGTCTTGAGCTCAAAATCTACGGTCAATGGATGTCCGGTGGTCAACGCCGGCTCTCCCGAGTTGCCAACCCAACGAACCATCTCTCGGTCGTGGGAAACTTTGTCGGGGCCTTGCTTGGTGCGTCCATGGGACTTAGAGAAGGCCCTATATTCTTCTACGCCGTGGGGATGGCTCATTACTTGGTTCTGTTCGTGACTCTCTACCAAAGGCTACCAACCAACGAGACTTTGCCTAAAGATCTTCACcctgtcttcttcctcttcgtcgcGGCTCCAAGTGTTGCCTCCATGGCTTGGGCTAAGATTACTGGCTCCTTCGATTATGGCTCCAAAGTTTGTTACTTTATAGCCATTTTCCTCTACTTCTCATTG GCTGTTCGGATTAATTTCTTCCGCGGAATCAA ATTTTCGTTGTCTTGGTGGGCGTACACATTTCCGATGACCGGTGCTGCAATTGCAACCATCAGGTATGCAACAATAGTTAGGAGCACCATGACTCAAATCATGTGCGTGGTCCTCTGTGCCATTGCAACGTTAGTCGTGTTTGCACTGCTTGTGACCACCATCATCCATGCCTTTGTTCTTCGAGAACTTTTCCCCAATGACCTTGCCATAGCCATCAGCAATCGCCCAAGACCCAAACAGAATAGCCACCACCGGTGGCTCGACCAACTGAGAAACGTAAGCTCAGAGAACATCGAGAATTACTTGAAATTCACAGACTCGGACAGCAGTCACAGTAATGATCTAGAAGCTTGCAATGTCAAAATTCAAGAGAGTGACTCGGCGTAA